The segment atttttatttaattctGCCCTTCGTAACCCCCCCACGTAGGTTGGAAACTATCTGCGCATGTTCAGAGGGTCGCTGTACAAGAGGTACCCGTCACTATGGCGACGGCTGGCGTCAGTGGAGGAGCGGAAGAAGATCGTTGCGTCATCGCACGGTAAGCGATTCGATTACGTCACCTTGCACGCGCGGTCCACTGACGAGACACACCTGGGTGACGTTCCGCCGCGGTCTCGTTCTGGCGCATGCGCGGTGCACGGATAGTGTTGTAGCTCTGCTTCTGGACAGCAGTTGTGTGCAGTGTTTTATTTTGTGGTAGATCACGGTTACACAACTTTAGCCACCAGTGTAACCCTGCTGAAGGCGTCTGAGTGCGAGGAGATTTTCGAAGGGAACGATGAGAAATACAAAGCGGTTTCTATCAGCACAGAACCGCCGGCCTACCTCAGGTGAGCCTAGGCACCCCCCACGTGCAGCTTGGCTGTTCTTTTCTTCTCGTCgaatctctctgtctcactctgcctctctccaCCAGGGAACAAAAGGCAAAGAGGAACAGTCAGTGGGTGCCCACGCTCCCAAACAGTTCCCATCACCTGGACGCTGTTCCGTGCTCCACCACCATCAACCGTAACCGTATGGGGCGGGACAAGAAGAGGACCTTCCCCCTGTGGTGAGACGCTTCACCAGCTTTCCAACCACTTTTACTATTTCTCCTGGGCCAGTTTGAGCTTCCTGTTTTGTTTCTGTGGCCATATTCTCTAACTTGTAGTGTTAAAATGGCTACAGTAACAACACGGATGTAATGTCTGCTTTGTACTTGTGATAATTAACATTTACGCTTTGATCACCTCCATAAATGTTGACTAAGCCAGCCAAAAGTCTTTTTACATCAAACACTCTATTTacactattatttacatcaaAGCTTCCATCGAACACTCATCCGAAACTCCATGAGAATGGTGAGGATGATCTGGTCTAGTGAACTTGAACAAGGCTGCGATCTCCGCAGATAAACTGTGTGCTTGTGGGACTGTAGGTACTGAAACACTGTTGTCAGAGTTAATGTAATGTCTGAGAGTTCCAAATTTCCAAATAATACATCACATCACACTTTACACAATAGGTTATTTTGTGAAGTCCTCTGTTACTCCTCTAATGATTCAGGTATTTCTAAACTGCAACATAAAATCATTAATATGTGTTGTTGCATGGCAGTGTTAGTATGATTAATTTacactgctggtgtgtgtgtgtgcgcgtgtgtgtgtgtgtgtgtgtgtgtgtgtgtgtgtgtgtgtgtgtgtgtgtgtgtgtgtgtgtgtgtgtgtgtgtatacgtacgtgtgtgtatacgtacgtgtgtgtatacgtacgtgtgtgtatacgtatgtgtgtgtatacgtacgtgtgtgtgtgtgtgtgtgtttgtgtgtgtgtgtgtatacgtgtttgtgtgtgtgtgtgtgtacgtgtgtgtcagAGGATTGTGTAACTCTCAGCCAGCTCCCGTCCTCCCTGCGAGGGTTGTTTTAGTCCAGCAGACTCAACAGCATGTCCACGTCCCGCAGCATGACCCCGTCTGTGTGCTGGGGTCCCGTCGGGTCCAGTGGTTTATCAGCAGTCAGCGCTTTTTGGCTCCCTGAGACTGCGGCCTGTTTACAGACACAGCTGTGTTTTAAAGATGACCCCCGCCTTCCCCTTTCCTCCCGCCGTGAGGACGACACGGAGGAGTCGGGTCCATTTTTAAAGACCTTAGTCGGCCTTTCTGCGTGTGGGCTGACGTGACTCTTTAATATGTAGGTTCAAAACCATGCTGTGAACGTTTGCTGCCAAATGTGCCCCCTCATGGGACACTGGCAATTTTAGCTATTTCAAAGTTCATTACTAGCACACTTCAAAAGGGCGTCTACTCTAAAGGGCGTGCTCTGAATGCTTGGTGTCGTTCCCCCTTTATTCTGATAAAAGGGTCGCGCTAACGTGCAGTGTCCATATGATGACTTGCATTTGAACTGTGCTTCGTTCTCACCAACTGTGTGCCCACTTGCAGTTTTGATGACCATGACCCAGCCGTGATCCACGAGAACGCCTCTCAGATGGAGGTCCTGGTTCCAATCCGATTGGACATGGAGATAGACGGTCAGAAACTTCGTGATGCCTTCACCTGGAATATGAATGGTAATAACAACATGAaatccagggcatgcagtctAGTGTACCCTAAACGGTGGAGAAGTTGATCTACTGAAAGGTTtaattgctgattcgttgttcCGTTTCTTCTTTGTTCCAGAGAAGCTGATGACTCCAGAGATGTTTGCGGAGATCCTGTGTGACGACCTGGACCTGAACCCTCTGACCTTCGTGCCTGCCATTGCGTCCGCCATCCGTCAGCAGATCGAGTCCTACCCGACCGACAGCATATTGGACGAGCAGACCGACCAGAGGGTCATCATCAAGGTGGGGTGTATCCATCTCCCCGTTACATCAGCGTGCCTGTCGGGGATGACGCCTTCATCTGCTCAtcttcacaccccccccccccccccccccccccccccggcccaTGTGTTTCTCTTGATTGGTTGTGAGGTTTTGTTTTAATGTAAGTTCGTCATAAAGTCCTAATTGTGTGGAGAAGTTTGTAGGTATTCCGAGCATGTTGTGTGAAGTGTttctggttttgtttttgtcagCTGAACATCCATGTGGGGAACATTTCCCTGGTGGACCAGTTTGAGTGGGACATGTCTGAGAAGGAGAACTCCCCGGAAACGTTTGCCCTCAAGCTGTGCTCTGAGCTGGGCCTCGGGGGCGAGTTCGTCACCACCATCGCCTATAGCATCCGAGGCCAGCTCAGCTGGCACCAGAGGACGTACGCCTTCAGGTgagagtctcacacacacacacacacacacacacacacacacacacacacacacacacacacacacacacacacacaacagaagtTATTTTTATACAGATGATGTATGAACTTGGAGGGAGTTTTGACTCACAAAAagtgagcaaacacacacacacaccccaacagtTATTTTTATACAGATGATCTATGAACCTGGAGGGAGTTCTGACTCACAAAaagtgaacaaacacacacacacacacacacacacacacacacacacacactgctcatgcTACTTCCAAGTCCAAACACAATGAAACACTTACTGGCCTCTTCTGGGCCTTGTGCTGTCAGCATGCACACAATTAGAGCAGGAAGCGGTTCTGTTGGAGCCGTCTCCAGAGGTCAGACCTATCTGACCTGTCTGCGGGCTGCCGGGCCCTCTGACGGGTCAGAGCCAGTCCGGCGTCCCGGGCCCTCCACAGGTGCCTTCCAGCTCTTCCTCACAGTCATT is part of the Brachyhypopomus gauderio isolate BG-103 unplaced genomic scaffold, BGAUD_0.2 sc64, whole genome shotgun sequence genome and harbors:
- the LOC143490273 gene encoding SWI/SNF-related matrix-associated actin-dependent regulator of chromatin subfamily B member 1-A-like isoform X3; protein product: MALSKTFGQKPIKFQLEQDGDFYMIGSEVGNYLRMFRGSLYKRYPSLWRRLASVEERKKIVASSHDHGYTTLATSVTLLKASECEEIFEGNDEKYKAVSISTEPPAYLREQKAKRNSQWVPTLPNSSHHLDAVPCSTTINRNRMGRDKKRTFPLCFDDHDPAVIHENASQMEVLVPIRLDMEIDGQKLRDAFTWNMNEKLMTPEMFAEILCDDLDLNPLTFVPAIASAIRQQIESYPTDSILDEQTDQRVIIKLNIHVGNISLVDQFEWDMSEKENSPETFALKLCSELGLGGEFVTTIAYSIRGQLSWHQRTYAFRSDFRSIYFKIS
- the LOC143490273 gene encoding SWI/SNF-related matrix-associated actin-dependent regulator of chromatin subfamily B member 1-A-like isoform X1, with amino-acid sequence MALSKTFGQKPIKFQLEQDGDFYMIGSEVGNYLRMFRGSLYKRYPSLWRRLASVEERKKIVASSHDHGYTTLATSVTLLKASECEEIFEGNDEKYKAVSISTEPPAYLREQKAKRNSQWVPTLPNSSHHLDAVPCSTTINRNRMGRDKKRTFPLCFDDHDPAVIHENASQMEVLVPIRLDMEIDGQKLRDAFTWNMNEKLMTPEMFAEILCDDLDLNPLTFVPAIASAIRQQIESYPTDSILDEQTDQRVIIKLNIHVGNISLVDQFEWDMSEKENSPETFALKLCSELGLGGEFVTTIAYSIRGQLSWHQRTYAFSENPLPTVEIAIRNTGDADQWCPLLETLTDAEMEKKIRDQDRNTRRMRRLANTAPAW
- the LOC143490273 gene encoding SWI/SNF-related matrix-associated actin-dependent regulator of chromatin subfamily B member 1-A-like isoform X2, with protein sequence MALSKTFGQKPIKFQLEQDGDFYMIGSEVGNYLRMFRGSLYKRYPSLWRRLASVEERKKIVASSHATSVTLLKASECEEIFEGNDEKYKAVSISTEPPAYLREQKAKRNSQWVPTLPNSSHHLDAVPCSTTINRNRMGRDKKRTFPLCFDDHDPAVIHENASQMEVLVPIRLDMEIDGQKLRDAFTWNMNEKLMTPEMFAEILCDDLDLNPLTFVPAIASAIRQQIESYPTDSILDEQTDQRVIIKLNIHVGNISLVDQFEWDMSEKENSPETFALKLCSELGLGGEFVTTIAYSIRGQLSWHQRTYAFSENPLPTVEIAIRNTGDADQWCPLLETLTDAEMEKKIRDQDRNTRRMRRLANTAPAW